In Diorhabda sublineata isolate icDioSubl1.1 chromosome 4, icDioSubl1.1, whole genome shotgun sequence, a single window of DNA contains:
- the LOC130442758 gene encoding angiotensin-converting enzyme-like: protein MQIPKISKGFFFIIFFSVCATEDAPFLLGKNSNIPEAVDFLRDYDSEGSEVCFRVNMAQWHYSTNMTDFLKRKMIEEQTLKAKFDKLVYKRASIFDWMHIEDLTIKRQLKILTTNTRASLPDDKYNEIYYLISEMKDVYSNIKVCPYQSDDYGKDISYCDLDMEDVHAIMARSRNPSELTHIWKEVHDKTGPQMKNKFMRYIELSNQASRLNGFTDSGAEMRNLYEDSNFENELTESMHKILPLYKELLTFVRRKLLSRYGDHVIRPEGPLPAHILGNLWAQDWTNIADIVLPYRDYSDLDITDEILRQGFTPLRMFHMAEEFFTSMGLKPMPPEFWRYSMIEKPNGRKVQCTASAWDFCNNVDFRIKQCTEVDMKNFVTIHHEMAHVQYYLYYAHQPFLYRDGSNPGFHEGVANAVILSIFNPKHLKRIGFFHNNTDNIETNINFLMLMALKKIAYAPFAYLIDQWRYQVAEFGVKRMNADWWDLRLRYQGIIPPITRSEMHFDAATKRHVPADIPYTKYFVALLLEFQIFESMCRAGRHIGPLHTCDIYRSREAGKVLMDVMRVGKSKHWREVVKMMTRDQTDKITADSMLNYFEPLAIWLREQNRNERIVGWTTYKEDTALYQPLVYYGSSNKYPYELTITNVILIIIFSKLL, encoded by the exons AtgcaaatcccaaaaatatccaaaggatttttttttatcatttttttcagtgtatgtGCCACCGAAGATGCACCTTTTCTCTTG GGTAAAAATTCTAACATACCGGAAGCAGTAGATTTTTTAAGAGACTACGATTCAGAAGGTTCCGAAGTATGTTTTCGAGTCAACATGGCCCAATGGCATTACTCAACCAACATGACGGATTTCCTCAAACGAAAAATGATCGAAGAACAAACTCTCAAAGCGAAATTCGATAAATTGGTATATAAAAGGGCTTCAATATTCGATTGGATGCATATCGAAGATCTAACGATCAAAAGACAActcaaaatattaacaactaATACAAGAGCGAGTTTACCGGACGATAAATACAATGAG atatattATCTAATTTCGGAAATGAAAGACGTTTATTCCAATATTAAAGTATGTCCTTACCAATCGGACGATTACGGAAAGGATATTTCTTACTGCGATTTGGATATGGAAGACGTACACGCCATTATGGCACGATCTCGAAATCCATCCGAACTGACGCACATTTGGAAAGAAGTACATGATAAAACGGGTCcgcaaatgaaaaataagttcATGAGATATATAGAATTATCGAATCAAGCTTCTAGATTGAACG GTTTTACAGACAGCGGAGCGGAAATGAGAAATTTATACGaagattcaaattttgaaaacgaaCTAACCGAATCCATGCATAAAATTCTGCCTTTATATAAAGAATTGTTGACTTTCGTTAGGAGGAAACTTTTATCAAGATACGGTGATCACGTGATAAGACCCGAAGGGCCCTTACCTGCTCACATTCTAGGGAATCTTTGGGCTCAAGATTGGACTAATATAGCCGATATTGTTCTACCCTATAGAGATTATTCAGATTTAGATATCACCGATGAAATATTAAGACAAGGTTTCACCCCCTTACg AATGTTTCACATGGCAGAAGAATTTTTCACGTCTATGGGATTGAAACCGATGCCCCCGGAATTTTGGAGATACTCCATGATCGAAAAACCCAATGGAAGAAAAGTTCAATGTACTGCAAGCGCTTGGGACTTTTGTAATAATGTAGATTTCAG GATAAAACAATGTACGGAAGTCGATATGAAAAATTTCGTAACCATACATCACGAAATGGCGCATGTGCAGTACTATCTCTATTACGCGCATCAACCATTTTTATACAGGGACGGCTCCAATCCag GTTTTCACGAAGGTGTCGCAAACGCCgttattttatcgattttcaacCCGAAACATTTAAAACGAATCggtttttttcacaataacaCCGACAACATCGAAACGAACATCAATTTCTTGATGTTAATGGCGTTAAAAAAAATCGCCTACGCCCCTTTCGCCTACTTGATAGATCAG tgGCGTTACCAAGTGGCCGAATTCGGTGTAAAAAGAATGAATGCAGATTGGTGGGACCTCAGATTGAGATATCAGGGGATAATACCACCGATTACGAGATCTGAAATGCATTTTGACGCTGCTACGAAACGACACGTACCTGCCGATATCCCTTACACTAAATATTTCGTAGCCCTTTTGttggaatttcaaattttcgaaagtATGTGCAGGGCCGGTAGACATATTGGACCTTTACATACGTGTGACATTTACCGATCAAGGGAAGCGGGAAAAGTTTTAAT GGATGTAATGAGGGTGGGTAAATCGAAACATTGGAGGGAAGTTGTGAAAATGATGACTCGAGATCAAACTGATAAAATAACAGCAGATTCGATGTTGAATTACTTCGAACCGCTCGCAATTTGGTTACGagaacaaaatagaaacgaaagAATAGTCGGTTGGACTACTTATAAGGAAGATACGGCCTTGTATCAACCCCTCGTATATTACGGATCGTCAAATAAGTATCCTTATGAATTGACTATAacaaatgttattttaataattatatttagtaaattattgtaa
- the LOC130442848 gene encoding transcription initiation factor TFIID subunit 8-like has translation MEQQPNIYRKMIAAAVSSVLLEHGFDAVETDSLGTLTEMMQAFISEIAFLTRSFCELSGRVEPVLGDVVLGFVEMGFNLNSLEHYVKSSKHSILPTLQPQQAQKQLNMLSAGSKQPLPPHIPQHFPPFPDPHAYVRTPTHKQPIIDYESVREKAAIQKRDIEKALTKFLAKTSTTHNLFDTDEANIFPLIACKPAYPPYLSALLPQDQIFDPEDLDIDPKSQILQQQKNHDKAKNQVKQDLKMEEGEQAQENLNESRISEDNMNNPNYIDNPYLAATKLPVGRNMEST, from the exons ATGGAACAGCAACCgaatatatacagaaaaatgaTAGCAGCTGCAGTTTCGAGTGTTCTATTAGAACACGGTTTCGATGCTGTCGAAACAGATAGTTTAGGTACCCTCACCGAAATGATGCAAGCTT TTATAAGTGAAATTGCCTTTTTAACGAGAAGTTTTTGTGAACTATCGGGTCGTGTGGAACCCGTTTTAGGTGACGTAGTGTTAGGATTCGTCGAAATGG gtttcaatttgaataGTTTGGAACATTATGTTAAATCGTCGAAACATAGTATTCTCCCTACTTTACAACCCCAACAGGCtcaaaaacaattgaatatgtTATCGGCTGGTTCTAAACAACCTTTACCGCCTCATATTCCTCAACATTTTCCACCTTTTCCCGACCCCCACGCGTACGTTCGAACCCCT ACTCATAAACAACCGATTATCGATTACGAATCTGTTAGAGAAAAAGCTGCTATTCAAAAAAGAGACATCGAAAAGGCACTAACGAAATTTTTAGCTAAAACCAGCACCACTCACAATTTATTCGATACCGACGAGGCTAATATTTTTCCAC TTATCGCCTGTAAGCCCGCTTATCCGCCCTATTTGAGCGCCCTTCTTCCCCAGGATCAGATATTCGATCCCGAGGATCTGGACATCGATCCGAAAAGTCAAATATTACAGcaacaaaaaaatcacgatAAGGCTAAAAATCAGGTCAAACAGGATTTGAAAATGGAGGAAGGGGAACAGGCCCAGGAGAATTTAAATGAATCAAGGATTAGCGAGGATAATATGAATAATCctaattatattgataatcCTTATTTGGCCGCTACTAAATTACCTGTAGGGCGTAATATGGAATCAACTTGA